The genomic interval atattaactgttttttttttaatgataagaATAATGGGTGGTCTTGCTTGGTTGGTCCAACTCCGATACGTCCATATAATTTCACGAGCTTTGTTTCTGACGTGGAGAATAGAACAAGATCACACTGGgtatccttttttctttttctttttatttttattttttcctctttcgtGCTTGACAAAACCGTGGGTGTCACTGTCGATTGTCGTCCTATGCTTACACAGTTACACACGTCTCCCCGGTTTAACCGTTGCGGAATGCCACGTGCCTTTTCATCAACGAGTGGCAGCGGGGATTCCGCGTTCCTTCTTGTCAGAGTTAAACAAGTCTTGGTCAGATCCGTCTGATCTCTGATCCATTATTGGCTTTAAAACTTAGGAGAATTACCATTAGCCTATACATAAGGCAATGTAGAGAAATTtaagtttatattatataaatatgactttaaatataaatttgactTTGCATATATAGATTTATAGACTAATATAAATGCTCTTAAAAAATGAACGACTAATGATCAttcttttttatgtaattatattttaaaacgagaatatttatataaaatgatattatttttataaattattaaggaaaatgattgtatgaatattaaatatgtttattcatatattcttattttttatttttttaatagttaaataagtgattattaatgaatttatatatattttgtatttttttcttaatggttgaggatgtttaaaaaatgcttaaaaaaaaaagaaaaggaaaaaaaactcatttgtacTAGTGTACAAATTTAGTGGACACATTTAGTAGTCACTCTagcattatccaaaaaaaaaaaaagataaataagatAATGAGAAGTATTACGATCATAAAAAgatctcaaaataaatttataaattgacagaattttatataatatattagatctattttataatttaaagtattatatcaaatcatattaatatatataatttatttttataaaattttatcgtggttaaagtatttctcgAATTGACTGCTTCTCGATCTCAACCTCCCCTGACTCGTGAGCCGGAGTCCACCCTATCATCGGAACTTTCCGATGAGGAACGACTCAACCTGTCGAATAGGATCATTGTGATCATCTTGTACTAACGTAAGTTTTtgttctgaaatctgaaaacgaTGGCTGGAGATTCATGTTTTGAAATAAGGACAATTACGGTGATACCGTGTCTTGAATTTACTTAGATCTTTGAATATCGTTCACAGAATCACAAGTAGGAAGATACAAGGTTATTCGAAAAATAACAGTTTAGGtaaggtttggataatgagttgaaatgagatgagttgaaattaagattaaaagttgaataaaatattattagaatattattttttaaattattattatttttaaaatttgaaaagttgaattatttattatattttaggtgaaaaattgtgaaaattataataataagatgaaataagatgaattgaaaatatttcttaaccCAAACCGTacctattattttttagatttaaatagaatgactgtctattttattataagttttatattattACTACAGTTgatataattactaatttttattaaattttaaaacttaaaatataaagaaaaaatacattttcaattataaattatgaaatttgaattttaaaaattaaaatttataatttaaataatatagatggTGTGCTTTAGGTggtaattaagaataaaaaaattcaaatacagaaGAGATGATAATCTCACGGGTAGCATTAAGTAGTCTTTAAAGAGTACGAATTCTACTTGCATCATTTTGAAGGCGTAAACAATAGAGATATGAATGGGATGCTAGAAttccattaaaaataacatttataagagtatttttattagattaattaaaagttaaatttaatgaatattttatctattaaagagtaaaatatgttcatattagattagtcaaattctaaatatttagaatttaggtacaatgactttcaaaaattttttcaaatttaaaggttactgtacatacatcaaatatatattttattaattatttctctctcactttctttctatcacatattttatcacaattaatatattaatttgacttagtgatatattaatttaataagaacatgattattaattaagatataataagtagaatagtaaaatatgataaaattaaaaaaattaaatatttttaaaattattagttattcattactatataatgaataaatatataatctaatgtgaaaatttaatatgaataatcaaaattaaatttaacttatattattttattattatataataaaaaaataggtattccaatatagagatttatatgaatgaaatagttaaaaattaaatttctcttatatttattaaaactatcTTTTAACTTTGATTAATCAAATAAGAGTGTTTTAAGATACTGCGAAGCGTTCAAATATTAAGTTTCAGaatacaattaattatttttagattattttattattatttttgtatagatCATCTGAAATACGGTGACAAAgggattataaataaaactgtGGGGGAAATGAATGCAGATTAGGGGGAGGCATTAGGACGGCAGGCAGTGATCTCAGCTCGTTTGAAATTCCCGCATGATATAAATTACAACAGACATCCAGCTCATCACTATACCCAAAAACAAGCACTAGTCCCTTAAATATATACGATCCAACCTGTCATAGTCatttccactctctctctctctccctctatcCGCCACTCGTTAAAACCCCCCACGAACGTTCTCTGCCTCATTCAGAATCCCTGCCGTCCGATCTCCGAACTCCAATGCTGCCGTACCAGACTCTCGACGAGGCCTCGGCCGCTCTAGGCCGAAACCTGACCTATGCTGAGACCCTCTGGTTCCACTACTCCGCCCGCAAGTCCGATTATTTCCTCTACTGCCACaccattctcttcctctttttcgTCTTCTCCGCCATCCCTCTCCCTCTGGTCTTCATCGAGCTCGCGCGCTTGGCCGGCTTCGACCGCTACAAGATTCAGCCCAAGGCCAGGTTGTCTTCCGCCGAAGTGTTTCGCTGCTACAAGGACGTCATGCGCATGTTCTTTCTCGTTGTCGGTCCTCTGCAGCTCGTTTCCTACCCTTCTATACGGGTATTATGTTTGGGTATTACGTTTGTGTGCGTACTTTCTTCCTGTGGAGGATTTTTGTAATGAGATTTGggttgaattttcttttctaaaggTTATAGGAAACTTGGGCTCGTGTTGTTTTTGTTACTCAACGCTTACTTTCGagggatttttttaatgttcgAATTTGATTTTAGGGTGAGAATCATGGACTTTTGGATTTGTtacatttcttaatttttaaactttatgaTTATTTAGTGGGTTTTCAATGCAATACAGTTTCTGTGATTATTGTTATGTGCTTTCTCTGATTCGAGCTTTTGGCACTTATCATATTTTGTGGAAGTACTCATTGCGAGTTTTGACATATCTGTGTAATGAGATTTTCAAGCTTTTGAATTAGTAGGAAATTTTGTTTAGTTTTCTGTtccatgtttaatttttagtcctgttttttaattaagtaatgGGGTCTTGTATTTTGGGGAAATTCTCTTTTCCAGTGCTTAtgggaattttcttttcttcctggAATATCTTTTTgcaatattgaattttaagCAATTCCCTGTTCATTCACAGATGATTGGGATTCGAACGGGGTTGCCATTACCTTCGGGATGGGAAATTTTTGCACAGTTATTAGTATATTTCATGGTGGAGGATTACTCGAATTACTGGATCCACAGATTTCTTCATAACAAATGGGGTTACGAGAAGATTCATAGAGTTCATCATGAATACACAGCTCCAATTGGATTTGCGGCGCCCTATGCGCATTGGGCCGAGATTTTGATCCTCGGGATCCCATCTTTCCTCGGGCCGGCCATGGTGCCTGGTCACCTGGTCACATTCTGGCTGTGGATTGCTTTACGGCAGATTGAGGCGATAGAAACGCATAGCGGGTACGCATGCTGCACATGCTTCTTTTACTGTCCTCTTTATTGCTTTATTGGACTGCGACAAAATGATGCCGACTTtagaatttctttctttcttttcctctttacTAATATAATCTCCATGTAAAAGTACGATGGATTTCAATGATCTTCAATAGTGCCTTACCTTTTTGGTGGTGGGTACTAGGATCAGCGAGATGCCTTCTACtcgtcttttcttttgttttcttctttgctgTGTTGTTGTTCTGTTTTTCATTTGTGAGGTACTGttaatttctacacaaaaaatttgcaaaaatgatgatttatttatttaaagactATAATGTGAGGAAAGTATGTTGAATCTATGTGAATTTCAGTCAAGGAATATGTTGCAAGGTCAGGAAATCTTTTCACATCAGTGAAATACTCCATAGTCCatactctgtttttcttttggaatgTTATATCCATCCTTTTGGTGGTGCAAAGTTGTAGGATGATGGGTGTGAATGTGGTTGCAAGAAGGGCTTTAATCATTCTAGTTTAGTTACAATGGGTAAATGGCAACCTAAAACTTCTGCAtcagtttattaaaaaaaatcgtGTCTCCTGTGTTCCATCTGAGGTTTGCATCATCAATGATTATCATTTCCTTTTTGAACTTTATAAAAGCTTCTGTAAATGTAGACTTAACTGATTGCTGGTCGGACTTTCTCAAAATCATTTTTGGTTATAGGTGACACTATAAAACTCTCTTTGCTCATTAATTAACTTGAAGTTTGACTACCTGTTTAATccaattttttacaattctCTTTGGATGTTATGTCTTGTTTTTGCACACCACAATTTTGGTTATGATTATGAAAAGCGACCTAGTAATTTAGATATGCACGCTTGTACATAGCAGCGTACTAGAATTCAGTAAGAGGATGGGGAGAGACGGAGAATGAGAGGCAACATTAAAAATGAAGGTCTAATTGCTGGAAATAACCGAGAACTCATTTTCCTTGTCCTTGAATCTAGGTCTTTGGGCATGCCTCTGGAGCTGAGAGGTAAAATAGAAATAAGGCCCTTTTTCTAATTGCTTGGAAGTTTAATTCCTAAGAAGTCACTTGTGCCTCCCCGACACATGGAAGGCAGATCTGGCTAGATAATGATTATGATGATCCCTGCTTTCTAGGTGGGGTATTAACAGATGACCACTTTTGGTCTTATGAGTATTACAGCAGGTCCTAGGTGGGTTTGACTGTGAAGAAATATCCTAGTGGCACTAGCAAGTTATTTCAGGTAGTTGCTTGGCTGGCATGgctaatatttatatgttttgggCCAAAGGCTTCTTACATtatgtagattttttaataatcagTTTCAGTAAAGCtgtattgtttcatttttacaaGCTACTGTATATCCTTGTTGTCTTCACTGAACTTTTACCATTCTGGTAAAAAGCAGATGATGTTATTTATGTGTTGCGATACAGGTATGACTTCCCTTGGAGCCCCACAAAATACATCCCATTTTACGGTGGTGCTGAGTATCATGATTACCATCATTATGTTGGAGGGCAAAGCCAGAGCAACTTTGCTTCAGTGTTCACCTACTGTGATTACATTTATGGAACTGACAAGGTAATTTACAATTTCTTTATTATGTTCTTAATGTATAGTTTTCACAGTAAATGCAAGTGAAGAATGTTTCTGAAATGACTTTTTTGATTATTTGCATCAGGGCTATCGGTATCAGAAGAAGCTCTTTGAGAAGGTAAACCAGTAGTACTAGGTCATTGCTTCTTGAATTATTcttactatttaattaatttcattatcTGGAGCATAAGAACAATATTGAGTAACTGAGTAATTTTCTTGGCACTTGTATCCCCGTCATTTTATTCTCATTGATTTAGTATACTGATATATCTAGTATGcagattacttataaaaaaaaaaagtatactgATATATCTAGTATGCAGATTAACTGGATGTACCTTAGGTTGAATCACcttactttataataattattattctaaaGTGGTTctaaattggatttttttttattttcttgttccttctaatgttgtattttctttgctttttatgTAATCCAGTTGAAAGGGGAATTGAAAACCGGTGTTGAACATAATGGAGGCTCATACCATATTTCTACCCAAGATCTTAAATCTGACTAGCTACGGTACTGCAGAACCCATCTGGAACAATGCCCTTTGTTATGCTTCTCACCCATGACAATTTTCTGAAATGTGATTAGAATTTAGTCCATGCTAGTCAAAGTAGAAATCTTTAGTGGCTAAGGAGGAAATTGACTTGGGGCTCTTCAAAATTCTGTGCGTGTAGCTTCTTCTGCTTTTAGCTTGGGAGGGACTTTGATGTTGTGCTTATAACAGATTTTGGTGAGTTAGGATCATGGATGGTGATTTTTGCAATGTCAGATAAATGTTGTTCTTCAATCTCTGTTTCAGGTTTCAACAGCTAAGTATGAATGAAGTACATATATGCTGCTCCAGCCATTTGAgagaaatttttctttttgacaatgtataataaagaaaaattagaaccCTGTTTAGTATTGCTGGGTTGATTCCCGGAAGTACATGTTCAAGGTGCATCTTTCAAATCGACTATAGTTGGAGAAAGACAAACGTCAGTTTTTTCAAGTCTAGAACCACGTTGCCCCACATAAAGAGGGTCTGCAACCATGTTCAATggctaaagaaaataaaatgcttGCAATTTTGTAATGATTCACATCATCAGAAGTGGTGTCAGGATCAATGATGAGTCATAAACAGAGATTCTGCCATTCAGATACTTTTGACTACTTGAGTGGTGGGAGTCAGTCAAAGTGCTCTTCGGTTTTCAATCATTTGATAGCTCCATATCAATATGGGCCCTTTTGGGCTTTACCATCAGTGAAACCTTCTTCAACTTTCGGCCGTAACCGTCTTGGAAAGTAATtagtttattataaattagacaGGCGCTTTATACAAACAGCCCGTCTAGCTCAGCCGGTAGAGCGCAAGGCTCTTAACCTTGTGGTCGTGGGTTCGAGCCCCACGGTGGGCGTTACTCCTTCCTTTTTGCCATTTTTGTTCTATTAAATCGGGGCTTAGATATTGGATCTACTTTGCTCattgccctctctctctctctctccctaatGGTGATATCTggtcggaccggaccgagagtGGTACCGGTTGGTTTCGGTCCGAATTTTATAGGACCGacttaattcggtccggtccacggtctatAGGTTTTTCGGAccgaattaaaattgaaaaaatatatatatattaattatataattctcatttaacatatcactaactcaccattaaataattattaactaatagtctaatactaatatttataattttatactaatattaatatttatactagtAGTCTAGACTTTACTTCTAGTTTTctatactctaatatggtatataaaaaaaaaatactaatagtctaatatagagtaAGAGTCTATGACtaaagttatagttatactaatattataatatagttataacttatactgatcatggattcatgattcataataactaatcactataagcctatagtattaatgtattattatataatatctagtattagtattactatatcattataatataaatattataatatagttataacttgtactaattactaaatcactataactaatattagtatattactatttactaatagtctaatactaataatattatatagttataacttataccaATAAagtaatcatggattcatgattcataataactaatcactataagtctatagtattaataatttaatagcatattataaaagttatagtattatagcataatatttgtataatagtatagtattaatatcactaaaagttataagttataactatatatacctacaAAGCTAATAGCAtaatatttgggtttttttagttttttatatagaatagtttttttttttttttttttttatcattgtagaCCGACTGAACCGACCctagaccggactggaccgaaatggaccggaccgggCCGGTCCTATATGTGACTCGGTCCGGTCTAGGGTGGACAATTCttggaccgaataggtccggtccggtccataaaatggcccaagaccggaccggacctgacCGAACTCACCCCCTACTCCCTATAAATATTTTGCTGCCGAGCGGTGCTTATCATACGGCAAgttcctccttcttcttcttcttctttttttttttttttttaatatttttaaaaaataaaaaaaatacagcaatacacttaaaatcaatttcttaattattaagtaaaaaaaaaaaattgttttgctCATGGTATACTGTAGCGGTCAAGTATGGGCGGCAtagtatcttttctcttttgctgCCTACGTTAGATCTTGTGAATGACATGTGTTAGTGTCCCCATTGAGATAAGTTCTTGCATGCTTTTAAACTAATGTAGAGTTCCAAATTACAATATAGTCTTGGAAGTAATGCTCGTGTTGGATTGTAAAGATGAATTCA from Juglans regia cultivar Chandler chromosome 2, Walnut 2.0, whole genome shotgun sequence carries:
- the LOC109011030 gene encoding methylsterol monooxygenase 1-1-like; this encodes MLPYQTLDEASAALGRNLTYAETLWFHYSARKSDYFLYCHTILFLFFVFSAIPLPLVFIELARLAGFDRYKIQPKARLSSAEVFRCYKDVMRMFFLVVGPLQLVSYPSIRMIGIRTGLPLPSGWEIFAQLLVYFMVEDYSNYWIHRFLHNKWGYEKIHRVHHEYTAPIGFAAPYAHWAEILILGIPSFLGPAMVPGHLVTFWLWIALRQIEAIETHSGYDFPWSPTKYIPFYGGAEYHDYHHYVGGQSQSNFASVFTYCDYIYGTDKGYRYQKKLFEKLKGELKTGVEHNGGSYHISTQDLKSD